From the genome of Prunus persica cultivar Lovell chromosome G8, Prunus_persica_NCBIv2, whole genome shotgun sequence:
AAGCAAGTAAGCAGCACATAAATGTATCCAatagttgaaattgaacttaaaAGACCAGAACCAAAAATCCCCCTttgaataaaaggaaatacaTTGCTTGAGAGCAAAACAGAACGAAAGCAATAGAGGAAAACTCCTCCTGGGAAGAATAAACAGTTGCATGATAATCAAAAAACTCTCGGCTCACAAAAGAACACAAGAAGGTAATTTAAATATGTTTTCCCTTCGAAGCAAATTATGATTTGGATTATAAGTTGCATCAACTAAACCAAAGTCCAACTACTTATGAGTTACATAGCCCTCCTGGTGGTTTTCCAGAACCACACGCTCAATTGAATCACAAACTGtcaatataaaaacaaaaaaaatccaaaacaattATCTCAATCATTCAGAACCATCAAGCACGCCAACCACACAGATCTCCTAATCTTACATCATTCAGAACCATCGCTCACCTTAACCAATCTTTACTTTAaagggagaaagaaaaagaagaagaaagtacAACTCTCACTGGTCAGAGGTTTCATAAAATGCAAAGCTAAAAGGCAAGGTGAAGGAAGAAGGCCATGAGAGCAACTCTTGTAGTTAACAGTGAGAGTTGCTCTCGTGGGCAACATTGTATTCAAAGAGCCTATTGCTTCACAATTGTATTCAAAGAGCCTATTGCTTTACCATTGTATTCAAATCAGCATTTTTTAATATCTAAAGAATATATTTATCTGCAAATTTGTATATTTAAAGAGGGTCTGCCTTTGAAATTTGTTATGGCACTTTTCAGAACAGGTCATGCACCCATCAACTCAACCTAACCAAACAAATAGAACCACATATAACCAGATTAGCAAAGCAGCATAAACATAGAAATTAACAGGACACTTTCTATAACTTAAGAGGCTACATATCACACTTCCTGTTTTACCAAATGTCTATTTGCTCATAAATTAATATGTCCAATTTCAATATAGAATCTGAtttcgttttttctttttgggatgtttctcctccttttttttcctctcataTTGGGAATTTCACATCTTATGCTCCACTCCATTTGTTTAGATAGAAACCGTCCACTCATTTAGCAAAAGACAGTTATTGCTGTTATATCCTGAAGTAGAAATCATGGATAAAGAGATGAAGAACAAGAATTAATACTACCCCAACTCAATTATAtatcaattttgttattttttgtgaATATTTTGTATCTGAACCTTGCACTTCTCCACTTGCAGTCAACACTACCCAACTCTCCAAATCTGAACACACACAAGAGGCAAAGTGGATACCCTAAACCTTCATCTGAGAAACTCTAACCCAGTCAAAATTGAACCCCAAATCCATCACAAATTGAACCAAAATCAGAGAAAAGAAGTTGGAATCAAACATTGAATCCAATAATcacagagagaaaaggaaagggaTAAGAATTTGTACCATCGTTCGTGATTCATCGGTGTTGGTCGTGGCTCGTCAGcgttggttgtggtttgtccCATTTGTGGTCGTTCATCTCATGAAGTTCTCTTCTTTGGGCTTCACAAATAGGGTAATTGGGCACATGGAAGCCCAAATCCCTTGTTCAAGTCCCCCATCCAAACAGACCCTAgaagaattaaaaaatgtaCCTTCCAATCTTACATGATTGATATTTGGTTGTCACCAATAATCCCCACAAGAGCAAGCTCCATCCTTGAAATGATGAAAACGGTTAGAATCCCTTACAATGATCTCCCTCTCTGTAATTACTGATATGAACTTGGTTGCATTGTGGCAATCCCCGCATACCCGCAAGTTCTTGAAGATCCGGATGGGAGTTTTCGGAGGAGTGCTGATGAGTCCGAATGCAATTGCCAGTCTCTCGCTGTGGCTATTGAGGATGTGCTCCTTCTCATCATCCTCAACATCCTGCAACACAAAGCTGAAGTCGGGAACGTAACCAAGGCTCTTCATTTTTGCAGTCAGATCGCTCAACTTCTGGTATATCTCCTGGCATTTCGGATGAGATTGGTTTGCAGTATAAAAGACATCGACGTTGTTGTTAACTTCTATTGAGCTCCACCCAGGAGTTTTTGACAGTCCCCGGTTTCTGGCCAGGGATCTCACTTTCTCCACACCTTCCCACTTCCCGGAATTTGCGTAAATATTTGACAACAAAACATAGTAGCCCACGTTCTCTGAATCAACTTCAAACAAGCGTTCTGAGGCAATCCTGCCCAAGTCAACATTTCCATGTATTCTACAAGCACCAAGTAGAGCACCCCACACAGAAGCATCAGGCCGTACAGGCATGTTATCTATAAAACTATATGCCTTGTTTAAATGCCCAGCTCTACCAAGCAAATCTACCATGCAGCCATAGTGCTTTAAATTAGGCTTGATTCTGTATTGCTCCTGCATCATATGAAAGTACGATTGACCTTCATCGACCAAACCTGAATGGCTACAAGCTGACAGTAACGATACAAAGGTTACATGATCTGGCTTAACCCCCTCATCTAGCATATCTTTGAATAGCTTCAGAGCTTTCTCACCGTGCCCATGAACTCCATGACTAGAAATTACGGCATTCCAAGGGATTGCACTCTTCCTGGGAACTTGGGAGAATAACAACAATGCATCATCTAGTCTCCCGCATTTTGCATACATGTCAATCAAGCAGGTTCCCACAAATACATCCAAGTCAAGGCAATTCTTAATCACCCGTCCATGAATTTTCATCCCTTGTTGCAAGGCTCCTACAGAGGTATATGCTGGTAGAATGCTAACCCAAGTTCCATGGTTTGGAATTATTTCTTTGTACTCTTGCATCATTCGGTACACTTCAATTGCTTCACTTGCAAGACCATTTTGAGCATAACCTGTGATCAAAGTATTCCATGATATCACATCCTTGATAGGAAGTCCTTCAAAAACGGTACGTGCAGAATATATAGCACCCAACTTTGCATACATATCCACAACTGCATTTCCAATGACAACATCTTGCACAAAAAAATCTCTCCTCAAGATGAATCCATGAACAGACCTACTCTTTGCAGCATCACTTAACTGAGCTAAAATTGAGGCCAAACTAACTAGTGTTAAAAAATCGGGTTGAATTCCAAGTAGTTGCATCGAATAAAATAATCCAAGTGCAGTCATTGGATCATCATTCTGCTCATATGCGGCAATTATTGAGTTCCATGAAACCAAATCTCTTATGTCCATTTGATCAAAAATCCTCCGTGCATGCCCCAAGCTACCAAATTTGGAATACATGTTAATTAAAGCATTGCAAATTAACAGATCAAAGTCTAGTCCATGCTTTATGACATACAAATGAATCAACATCCCACTTAAGATATCACCTGATTGTGCACAAGCAGTTAGTAGACTTGTGGCAGTTACACGATCCATCTTTACCCCGTCTGATCTCATTTCAATTAAGACATCCAATGCATCTGCTGCATTCCCATTTTGacaaaacccagaaatcaTTGCATTCCAAGAACCCACATCTCGAATTGGCATCTCATCAAACAATCTACAAGCAAtgccaacaaaaccaaaccggGAATACAAATGGACCAAGGAAGCAGCCACAAAGACATCCCATTCAAACCCGAGCTTTAGAATCTGACAGTGTATCCTCTTCCCGTCAACTAGATTCTGACAAGCTTTCAAGACAGGAGGAAATGTGTAGAAATCAGGTCGAAGACCGGAGGTCAACAAAAACTGAGAGAAACAATCTATAGCTTCACGGAAATGCCCACTGCGAACATAAGCAGATACCATGGAATTCCAGGTATAGACATCTTTCCTCGGTATCAAATCAAAGGTGATGCGAGACAATGACACATCACCAAGGTAGGCATAACGATTGACAAGCCTGGCGGAAAGAAAGATATTTTGAACTTTTCCTGATACCACAAGAAAAGCATGGAGTTGCTTAGCATGGTGAACGTTAGTGCAGGATTGGAATAGAAGGTCGATATCATCATTTTTGTTCTCATTTGCAAAGCCATCTGATGAAAATTGCAAAGTATTTGTAGCTGCCGAGAACAATTGACAAGAAAGTCGAAGCGAGGGCAAAAATTTGGAAACATGCCTACCTTTGCAGGTGGGCACCAAACTGGAAACAGATATAAAAAACATCAGCAGGGCAGTGAATAAGCTTGAGTAAACAAAATGAACTGTGCCAATTGCATATTCCCTTCCTCAACACACAAATGAAACATGATCACTAAAACagtgaaaacaataaatatgaaaaaatatataatataatccTGTATGGAAAATTGATGTTTCATTCAGTAATAATATACAAGGATGCTTATCCCTTGGGATTCCATGGTTGTTCCTTAAGTAAAGAAGCTCATCTTTAAATAGATAGACACATACTAATTGTAATTAGAAATGTTGTGAAATGATCACTCAGCTCTTCCAATCATCcaatctctctcactcatATACTACTCTAAAGTATAGattatgaagaaagaaaaaaaaaagttatttgcTTAATGTGACTTGAAAATTACaccaaaacatgaaatttCTTGAAGTTAGAAGATTTAGTTCCATCTGTTTTTCAAGAATTTCTcagcaacaaaacaaactGTAGGGTAAAGAACAACAGAGGGAATGGTAATGGAGGTTCCTACCTGAACATACATGAAGGTTTCAGAGAAATTCCGAACGTTTCAATGGACTTGCTTAACAGAAGATGCCTCCCACCAgtgagggtttagggttttagatTAGAGATGAAGCTCAGAGAGATGATGAGCTCGTCTCTAATGAGGGGTGGGCTTATATGCGGTGCTATTGTAGCCGTTGGATATATCTGATCTGATCAGAACCGTGGAATTTTAAAGAGGAGTTTCACGTAGAAACGGGTAAAATAAAACCCGTATTTCCAATGAAGACCCGACCCGACTAACAACCCCTGAACAAAACGAAGCGATGGCTTCGAGATGGAACAGTTCGATTCGATGTAAATGGTACACACGTTCAGATGGATCACCAATTACATCCTCTGAAAATCCCTCAATCGCAGGCCTGAAATCGTCCTATccgaatattttaaaagtatagccgcgcggctatactcttgaaatatattcgaatattttaatcatatagccgtgcggctatactggtT
Proteins encoded in this window:
- the LOC18766407 gene encoding pentatricopeptide repeat-containing protein At4g33990 translates to MFSLVPTCKGRHVSKFLPSLRLSCQLFSAATNTLQFSSDGFANENKNDDIDLLFQSCTNVHHAKQLHAFLVVSGKVQNIFLSARLVNRYAYLGDVSLSRITFDLIPRKDVYTWNSMVSAYVRSGHFREAIDCFSQFLLTSGLRPDFYTFPPVLKACQNLVDGKRIHCQILKLGFEWDVFVAASLVHLYSRFGFVGIACRLFDEMPIRDVGSWNAMISGFCQNGNAADALDVLIEMRSDGVKMDRVTATSLLTACAQSGDILSGMLIHLYVIKHGLDFDLLICNALINMYSKFGSLGHARRIFDQMDIRDLVSWNSIIAAYEQNDDPMTALGLFYSMQLLGIQPDFLTLVSLASILAQLSDAAKSRSVHGFILRRDFFVQDVVIGNAVVDMYAKLGAIYSARTVFEGLPIKDVISWNTLITGYAQNGLASEAIEVYRMMQEYKEIIPNHGTWVSILPAYTSVGALQQGMKIHGRVIKNCLDLDVFVGTCLIDMYAKCGRLDDALLLFSQVPRKSAIPWNAVISSHGVHGHGEKALKLFKDMLDEGVKPDHVTFVSLLSACSHSGLVDEGQSYFHMMQEQYRIKPNLKHYGCMVDLLGRAGHLNKAYSFIDNMPVRPDASVWGALLGACRIHGNVDLGRIASERLFEVDSENVGYYVLLSNIYANSGKWEGVEKVRSLARNRGLSKTPGWSSIEVNNNVDVFYTANQSHPKCQEIYQKLSDLTAKMKSLGYVPDFSFVLQDVEDDEKEHILNSHSERLAIAFGLISTPPKTPIRIFKNLRVCGDCHNATKFISVITEREIIVRDSNRFHHFKDGACSCGDYW